Proteins encoded in a region of the Bacillus sp. T3 genome:
- the nfsA gene encoding oxygen-insensitive NADPH nitroreductase, with the protein MNEVIETILNHRSIRKFEDRPLTHDQIEKIVTSAQAASTSSYIQAYTIIGVTDKEKKERLAELAGNQTYVAENGIFLVFCGDLHRHEIAGRMEEKDVIPSLESTEKFMVALIDAALAAQNAAIAAESMGLGLCFIGGIRNHLAEVQTLLKTPERVIPLFGVAIGYPAKSTDKKPRLPMSNIYHENEYQQNEEQFIAEIEDYNRVISSYYEERTKGKRKDRWTEQMANMLEKKSRMYMKEFVQANKFDLK; encoded by the coding sequence ATGAACGAGGTAATTGAAACGATATTGAATCATCGCTCGATTCGAAAATTTGAGGACAGGCCACTTACACATGATCAAATCGAGAAAATTGTTACAAGCGCCCAGGCGGCTTCAACTTCAAGCTACATACAGGCATATACAATTATCGGGGTGACAGATAAAGAGAAGAAGGAAAGGCTCGCAGAGTTGGCTGGAAACCAAACCTATGTTGCCGAGAATGGTATATTTCTTGTTTTTTGTGGGGATTTACATCGACACGAAATAGCTGGCAGAATGGAAGAAAAAGATGTTATCCCATCACTTGAAAGCACTGAAAAGTTTATGGTAGCTTTAATTGATGCTGCTTTGGCTGCGCAAAATGCAGCAATTGCAGCCGAATCGATGGGACTTGGACTGTGCTTTATTGGGGGAATTCGCAATCATTTAGCTGAGGTGCAAACATTATTAAAAACACCAGAGCGCGTTATTCCCTTATTTGGTGTTGCGATCGGGTATCCTGCTAAATCAACGGACAAGAAACCTCGCTTACCGATGAGTAATATTTATCATGAAAATGAATATCAGCAAAATGAGGAACAGTTTATCGCAGAGATTGAAGACTACAATCGGGTGATTTCCAGTTATTATGAAGAACGAACAAAAGGTAAGCGCAAGGATCGCTGGACCGAGCAGATGGCGAATATGCTGGAGAAAAAATCAAGAATGTATATGAAGGAATTTGTTCAGGCAAATAAATTCGATTTAAAATAA